TAATTTAAAACCAGTACATAGTCCAGATAAGACATGGGGCTGACACATTTCCCTTAAAATggctttgtttatttttgttgaatAAGACTGCATTTATGTTTCTAGTAAAATAATACATGAACCATCACAGTGGCAAGTCTTGATAAAACTTGaggtgaaataaatataataataaatatggtCTGATGATTCTTAATTACAAAAGTTGTGATCAGTCAGGAATAGTTGTGGTTTTGAATATTAATAGCTATTTAAAGACTGTGAACTAAAATGCACAAGATGCCCGATTCTCCTTTACAATAATTCACTATGTGTTTAAATGCCACGACTACATGCCACTTCATGAAAAAGTGGCATTAGAATTTTCCAGAGACCACCAAATTTGGGTGTTTAAGCCCAACATTTTTCTGGGGGGGCATGCCACCAGACTCCCCTAGCTGGCTGTTTTCCACTTGTTGGCTAGTTCCTATCCTTGTGGATCCTCCTCTGTACAACGTATATCAGATGTACAAAAAACATCAGGCTGAAAATAATACAGCGATCAAAGACTAGTGTTTCAAATACTGCATAGCTTTGCAGACAGTCACGACAGAGACACATAGGGTGGAGCTGAGAGTATACATTTATCCACTGTCAGTTGACTTGAGTTAGCGGTAAATGTGAAGAACGAATGGCAAATGAGCTCTGCAGAAACAGATGTCTACACCACTTCCTTTATCAACATAGCATGATTTAGCAAATATAGACCGAGGCTTTTCTAGTGTACAGACACAGTGGAAAGGagtgtttgacttttttctgtGTTAAGAATGAACAAATCCCATATAATTTCTATTAAGAGAAAGTTAAAATGgtcaaatgcttttttaaatattcactgAATAAGGCTATGTAATGGGAGGCTGTGTCTTACCTCCAAATCAATCATGAGTTCAATGAATCTCTCGCAGTAATGTACCTTCTCCATGGATACAGTCCCTatggaaaaggaaggaaaacattGTGGATGTTATTGCTTCACTTTTGATAAGGGAATACATGAAAAATTCAATCTGACAGACAGGAACACATATGAACATAACAATCAAAAACAGATAAGGACTAGTACAACTAACAATGATGACAGCAAACGCATGTGGACAACATCAAGGTACCATGCTGAGTGTGTGAGTCTCACTATGACACACTGCATGTGCAGTGCTACATCACACTGGGACCTCTACCCTCATTAagcatgtgtgttgtgtgtgtatttcaaactaAGGCATGCAGCAGGCATTAGAGTGATGTGGATCCTGCTGGGTTTCAGATTGTAATCTCCTCTGTCAGGTTTGAATTCTacctaaacacacaaacatgaatgttcTGTTTTTAGCATTCAGGTAGGGGGCCTCTATGTCGGCCTGCATTATAACATTGTAGTAGTCAGTGCCAGTGGCACTGTGGCAGCTGGGGCACATGTTCCTTCAGTGGCTGCGCCAtttagaaagaaaggaaggaatagtGCAACTAAAATAGCAATAAAAAGTGGTAATATTGTGTGTCATACTGGCAATGTGGGTCTGGACTGAGGAGATGTGGTCACTGTGCAAGCTCTTGAAATGCTACAAAAAAACCTGGGTATTTTACTCATGCTGGGAACTCATGCtgggaaaggaagagagagcacACGCCCAGACTTGCTCTGGGAACAAAGTTAGAGGGATAGTGTCCTGGTCTAATTCATTTTACTCAATATTTGGAGGTAAAAATAAACACCAGGGATGTGCttttctttataaaaatatGACCATGATCTAATGGCTATTCCTCCAGCTGATGGTATGTCACGTTAAATAGCTGTACACTACACCACAAATGATATATATTAATGCATTTCAAGGGacaaaaaagtatgttttaCTTTACCTGATGGTGGAATTGACACAAGAACTCCAAGAAACTTTTTAATGAGAGCTGAAAGAAAGACTCTCTCTTTTTTAGCCCTGAGGAAGACAAAGAGCCAGCAAATCAGAAAGAGCTCAAATACTCTGAGGGtataaaacataatttcctAGTCTATACAGATCTGAACACGCaagcaaagaaaaataatattactGCTCGGCTCCATCAGCGTCCATTTTATCAAACTTCTTTTTGATTAGATTCCAGAACTTCTGCAGCTTTGGAACTTTCTTCAGCTCATGTTGGAGTCGGGACTGCAAACACGAAAGACACAAATCAGTTAAGAGTCAATTATAtctgagggttagggtagggtagCAGGTTAGCAGGGTAGCAGTTAATCTCTACAAACAGATATTTGCATATGAATGCAGGCAAAGGTACAAGGTCCATTTAGTATTGACCAATGACATTTGAACAGACTTTGGTTGCATGCAGTCCATATGAAGAGCAAAAGAGGTGAAACCTATTGGCTGAAATGCAATCTCAGAACCCATCAGCTGTCGTCTGATGACAGTTTtgctttttgtatttatttttttatttatctgcatTCATATGCTATATCTGGTTATAGATATTAGCCAACATGTTGTCTGGAGAATCTGAAGTTGCTAATAGGACTGTAAACAATGACTGGAACACAGAAGAGGATGTCTTGGCACAGATATCCATTATCCGGATATCCGCTGGCTACACCGGAAGCCCGGAAATATTGACTGTTGCCCCCAGAGGCTGAATTGTTGTTATAGACAGATAGCCAATGGTTTCTGAGATTGGCTAGCAATTACTTCTTATGAAATGATCAAACAATGTCACTACCAGGTGCGTGCAGATGTAAGCATCAAAGAAACTTAATTAGGGTAATAAGTTCACATCTTACTGGTATGAGGCCCATCCACATAGGTAGAGAGATGAGCTGCTGCACCTGCTCCCTAATCAAATCTACCTCCTGGGagggagacacacagagagaaagagagagagttgtcAAAATTTACCGTGTATGACAGCTTTTTATTAGACTGCAACTTAAATATTTAGAAGGCTTTATAGGATTCAATCAAAGGGCAGCAAGCTATCACAGCAGATTTTAAAGTGAGGCATCTGCAGTGCTTCCCTGTGGTTTAATGCGGCTATGGAGAATACAGATGGGCAGGAGCTGACCCAAGTTGTGCTGCCTAGTCTACTACTGCCACCTTGTGGATATTACAATAATTTCATATATCTGTGCATTTCAGCCTTGCTTCCATTAATGAGTAAAATGTTCTTGACCTGGTAAAGGCAAAACCCTGACTCAAATTGTCATGCAGATGGCTTAAGGCCATATTCAGAGTAATCAAAGGCTGGGTAACACACCTAGATTTAGCTTCCATctctttgtttatttaaaaaacgaTGCTGGGACTAGAAAACAGACGTTCTCCACAAGTTATAAAACACAGTGAAGTATGTATCAAAGAGCTGTTTAGAGTCCTCATATTTGACTGTATCTATCATCTCAGGATATTGtctaatttgaatttgaataggTCTAATTATCCAGAGATACACTAATTGGTATTTTTGCCTAGcaacacatatttttaaatgattgactGTAGGATTTCAAATTGATAGCAAATGCAATTTGGTGGTTCATATTACCACAGCTGCTATTTGCTTCTGTGATGCAGTGATTACAAATTTGTGTAAAATGGGATATCAATGcaatcactttattttaaaccatGTAAATATTGCAATCAAAATGTTACGCAAGGTACTGGCATGAAAGCAAATCTGCTTAATGAACCTACTAGCAGCAACATAACACACCTAAACATTTGAAAAGGTGTCAGTTTTTTCAGTGGGTAAAtcatttaattaacattaagtgcatcatcaaacatcaaacattatGTGAGTGTGGTGGTACACACCAGACTGTTGAAGCAGTGGTCCAGGAAGACAAGCAGCACGGTTTGTTCCTTTAGAGTGAGGCCACTGTTCTCGCCTGCCAAAACAGCCTCCatcacacatttaaagaaaaatgggaaATGGCTGGGTTCCTTTTTGAACACCTGatatacacaataaaaaagagaagatgatGTTATAGAAAGCCatcaattttcattttcagcagcTGATGTCTATGAGATAACAGTCTCAATTCTGATAAACTACTGCATTTCTTACCTCCCAAGCTGGGACATTCTCTCTGAACTTCTCATTCACAATGCAACAAATAGACATGAGGAAGGCATTGCTGGACACCTCAGGAGTGTAGTTCACCCAAAGGTAATTCTCAAGATATTGGCTGAAAGATGAGAGAATAAAACCATTAATATATATCCACCAAGTCCTTTAATTCACTggcaacttaaaaaaaaacagagaatacaaatatgtgaaatatcCCACCTGAACTCAAGCAGCATGATTTTTCTGATGGCAAATCTGACAAGGAAATAATACCATAAAATTAGATAAATATATGTGAAATGTACTCATTGGATTAAACAAGACCGTTCAAGTCACAGACATTCACTTACTTAGACTTGAGAATCTCTTTTTCGTAAACATCTTCCATCACCTAAACAAACGGCAAAGAATATTCATAACAATTAAGCAGCAATAACAGGTAAAAGGAAAAGTGTGTTCTACTTAATGCctcttttgtcattttattgtattaaactAATTCATCAAGAAATGTACAAGTTTAAGCATAACTTTGAAAACTAtgatatttacagtatacaGAGCGTGTGTTTGCCTTTAACTCCTAACTGTAGTTTCGCTATCAAAAATATATGTACTGACACCTGTAGAGTAAGAAACAGCAACGTATAAAACTCACCTTTGGGTCAAACGGGAGTTTATTCTTTGCATGAGGAGCCCAATATTTATTAGCCAactgaaacataaaataaaaccatcaaTATCAGTAAACATGGTCAAATGAATGGAGAGAAGTTTACTAAAAATAACACTTTGGGCCTCGGTGCACCTGTGTAAACTATGTACTGAATGTGAAAGTGAGCAATTGATTGTTTGAAGGATgtgatttgttgtttggttaaatgttgtgttttgtcatttatGTAAAACAGTTTATGTCTTGTGCCAAAACCTTAAAATTTAACAAAGTACCTCCATTCTAGAGAGGATAAAACTCTCCAATTTGCATTTATTCTAGAAAAGGTACCAGTTTTTTTCAGTGTCTTTCTTTTAGACAAGAGCGAGACAGTCAACCATCCTTAACACAATTTAAACTGATGATCTAATGTGTTAATGTGACGTCTGTTACAGGGACACATTAATATTTACTATATAAAAAGGACTGGCATGTGATGCAGCGTATTGACAAATAGTGTAtggtacatttttaaatccagattCACTCAAGACACACTAAATGTGCATAGGTGATTACAGGTGATGAgaccatctctctttcttcagcATAAACACAACATGGAAAAGACCTAATCCATTACAATATATTGTCACTTTCAGCACAGTTAGTAGTATGTAGTGTACATGTACAATGTTTTACCTGCGTGACATATTCTGCATTAATCTGAGACACAGAAGGTGCTGCAGATTTTTTAGCGGGGGTTTCCTTCTCCATAGTTGCCATCTTAAGCAGCTGCAATGACGACtataagcaaaacaaaacaaagtaagtaagtaaacaaGTATTATACAACACGAATTGATTTTGAGTTAAACTATCTGTAATGTACTCCGGGATTTAAAACATGAGGCAACTTTATTAACCTATCATGAAAGTTAGCAAGGTTAACAAAGTGAACAACAACATAATGAAAAGCAATAGTATACCTAACTTTCTAAACGTTTATCGGTTTTATATGTCCCTACGACATATTTCTAGCTTTCGTACAGTCATACAATGCTACTTTAGTTAACATTAGCTGCTTTATAATTTCAGAGAGCAGCGCTTATGACAAGCTAAGCTAATTCATAGCGCCAGTCAAATACAAGCGACTCAGAAATTATTTTAGCGGTAACGATACTGTCCGTCTTGTGGTGTACTTTAACATATATTAAAGGTAAATCACCAACCTTTATCTTTATTCCAGCATGAGTGTTGAGGACAGTACGTTACGCATGTACACAACAAAACGCGCTGAATGCGACTAACTTCCTGAATGGGTACGTGCAAAAAAGTCGTCCCCGGAAACAAAAAGCGTGTCTCCCGTTCCTACTGTCAGAAATTTTCATGTCACTCAAAAGTCATATTTTCAGTCATTGTGCGAGGAATCATTTGTTGTCTGGccaattttttaataaataaaacaagcacaacgcacaagaaaatatgaaaatcataaaaaaaacctttaaagatATATAATGTAAGTTATATCACCAATGTAATGAATTGAAAATACAACACAATTCCTCTCTTAAATCAATTACCACAAGTCATTTATAATTTTAGAGAattttatttgcatttctaatttaattaaaaacagcccaatcaaaacaacaaaaggcaACCTCATCCATGTACTACATATTGTACAATACCATCATACTAATCACACATCATACTGTTCACACATCATGATCATAACATCAGGGATTTTATACCAAAATATACAGATATTATACAACATAATTTCAATGTAAGTGAGTGAGTCTGTGTGTTGTGACATGTGATGACTGTGTGAAAGATTTGCCACAAATGTCACATCTGAACGGCCTCTGACCTGTGTGGACAAGATAATGCCTTTTAAGCTTAGAGGGAGACACAAAATACTTGAAGCAAATGTCACAACGATGCTTTTGAGTGGAAGATGTTTTAGGTTGAACACTAGTATAATATTCCTGAGGATCTTTTTTGCCCTGTAAACTTGCAGTCTCTTCATCCTGTTCAATCATAGTTAATGGTTCACACCAGTAATAATCTGGCAAATCGGCCTGGTTTTGAATGTCAGCCACAGAACTCGCACATCCATCACTAAGCTGCGTGTTGCTATCGGATTTAGTCAAAGCTCCTTTTAACTGCCCtggtatttttacattattgctCAAAGGTGCCATGATTTGATCTTGGACCAGTTTATCTATTTCAAAGGCAAGTTCAGAAGGAAATGAATAACTACAATGGTCTGTAACCTCACTAtagttttctctctgcttttcatctGATTCATTATTTGTGTCTGGTAAGCCAACCTCTGGCACTACCAGCCATTCAGAATCTATTGCTTCAGTGCAATCAGAAAACTCTCTATCAGTAAGTGAATAATGACCAACGCTGGTATAATCTGACTCTGCCTGTTCTCCTGATGCATCGACATTCAAGTCTGCATAATCAGTGATTTTTTCAGTGCATTTATCTTGGAGATGATTAGTATTTATCATCTCTCCTTGATAATAATCAGAGGTCCTGTTACCATGTCTACATCTGCGTTCATGAACTTTTAAATGGTTACTCTGTGTGAAGGTTTTGCTGCACAGAGGACATTTGTATGGCCTTATCCCAGAGTGAATGACCAAGTGCCTTGACAGCTTGTACGGAGAAGAAAAGTTCTTTAAGCATATTCTGCAGATGtgaagtttcctttttttacaaCTTACATTACTTTTAGTTATTTTTGTAATGATTCTATTCCCTTTTGTGATGGATATTTCCTGCATGGTGAAGGTGAGTTCACTTTCTACATTACTTACAGCACCATCAATAACTGAATGTGCAGTATTTATGGTcacagtttttttctgtggtggaacacaaacactgaacttTGGGTAAAGCTCTTGCTGACTGTTGGCTTTACATTTTCTGCTATCCCCCCGCTGATTGACTGGCTTGGATGCTTTACTCTTATAGTGCGATACTTGATGGGTTTTCAGATGTGAAGCTTGCCTGAATGCTTTCCCACACGTATGACATTGAAATGGTTTCAAGCCTGTGTGTACCATCTCATGTCTTTGTAATTTAGAGACAGTTGGAAAGCACTTGAAACACTGGAAGCACTTGTGTTGTACATTGCCTGTATTTTGCTTTGATTTAGCAGTCTGTGTCTTTTTCACACCTTTCACCTTAGGGACCTTACTCAGGTACACCTCATTATTCTTTGAAGTATGCAGCAACACTTTGTCCTGTTGACCTGTTTGTTCTATGTTGACATGAGCCTGAACAATTGCCATAGAAGGGGTCTGATCCAGCTGTTTTGTAGAGATTAGAACACTCCCATTGTGTGTCTCAAAGTCCCTTTTATGTGTGAACATTTCCTGGATTGGGATATCTCCTGTAGTCCTTGTGTTAAACCCACCTATGCGAGAAGGTGGCCTGTTGATGTACAGTGATCGCTGTTTGTGATATCTGGACCACAGGTGAGTGCGACTATGTACCCTCAAGTGTGTTTTCTGACGAAATTTCTTGCCACACATCTCACAGCCAAAGGGCCTTTGTCCAGTATGAGTCATCATGTGTCTTTGAAGTTTTGATGaagatggaaaacattttgaacaTGCATGACACTTATGTGAAGTGTTGGTTCTCTGATTTTTGCTGCTGGCTTGACATGTTTCACTCTGCTGTTCTGTTGGTGCAAATAACTCAGCATCCTGAGGAGGAGATTCATTGAGATCACTGACATTTTCACTCCATGTTTCTGGTTTAATGATGATGTTTAAGTCAGTGAGGTCTGCATTACTGGCTTCAGGTGAATGTTTTATTGCATCAGAATGAGACATTTTCACATTATCTCTCAAATCCTGAGCAGGGGCTGCCAATTCTTTTTGGTTCCTGTGAATTTTATGATGACGTATTAAATTAATTTCCAACCTAAAAGATCTGTTGCAGATCATACATCGGAATGGTTTCAAGTCTTCATGGGTCATGTATTGCTGTTCATGTTCACCTGAACTCTGGTAAATACTCTGACTGCTTGTATTTAACGGTTGTTCAGGTTCTTCAACTGCATCCAACTTGATTTCAGCCTTGCTCGGGGCCTGCAcagcatttacatttattctaCATTGTAGCTCTAGTTCCACTGCTGAATTCACAGGACACTGGTGGCTGGTGGGTCGCTGAACTGATGACTGAAGCTGCCGATCTGAAGTCTGACTGCCGTTACAAAGCTTCTGCTTTTTCCCTGCATTGCTTGCAGAAAGTGAACATTTATTTGATGTGCTTAAATGAGTTTTCAAGTGTACCTTCTGTCTAAAGGCTTTCCTACAGATCACACATGAGTAGGGTTTCAGCCCTGTATGAATAAGTAGATGTCGTTGTAATTTGGATGGTGAACAGAAGGTTTTGGGACATTTAGGACACTGGTGTTTGAAAGTAATTTTGCCCCCACTGGAGCTCAGTTCTTGTGACATCTTTGAATGTGCCTTTCTAGAAAGAGTCTGCCCAGATAtgcctctctgtctttgttttggtttggtaTGAGTTGATGAGTGAATCCAAAGCTGAGGAGATGAAGTGAATGACTTCAAGCAGACTTTACAGTTGTATCCACTGTGGTTGTTGCATATAGATGTGGCAGTATTTGCAGAATCAACTTGCTCTTGATGTTTTGTATCCATAAAATCTGAGTCACTGTTCATCACGTAGCTATCATTTACATGTGGCATAATTTTGGGTGGATGTCCATTGTTAGCAGAAGGAAGAACCGTAGGAACCGTACTCGGGTACACAACCTCATTATTGTTTGAAGTATGCAGCAAGACTTTGTCCTCCTGTTCTGTGTTGACATGAGTCTGAACAATTGCCATAGAAGGGGTCTGATCCAGCTGTTTTGTAGAGATTAAATCACTCCCATTGTGTGTCTCAAAGTCCCTTTTATGTGTGAACATTTCCTGGATTGGGATATCTCCTGCAGTCCTTGTGTTAAACCCACCTATGCGAGAAGGTGGCCTGTTGATGTACAGTGATCGCTGTTTGTGATATCTGGACCACAGGTGAGTGCGACTATGTACCCTCAAGTGTGTTTTCTGACGAAATCTCTTGCCACACATCTCACAGCCAAAGGGCCTTTGTCCAGTATGAGTCATCATGTGTCTTTGAAGTTTTGATGaagatggaaaacattttgaacaTGCATGACACTTATGTGAAGTGTTGGTTCTCTGATTTTTGCTGCTGGCTTGACATGTTTCACTCTGCTGTTCTGTTGGTGCAAATAACTCAGCATCCTGAGGAGGAGATTCATTGAGATCACCGACATTTTCACTCCATGTTTCTGGTTTAATGATGATGTTTAAGTCAGTGAGGTCTGCATTACTGGCTTCAGGTGAATGTTTTATTGCATCAGCAGGGGCTGCCAATTCTTTTTGGTTCCTGTGAATTTTATGATGACGTATTAAATTAATTTCCAACCTAAAAGATCTGTTGCAGATCATACATCGGAATGGTTTCAAGTCTTTATA
This is a stretch of genomic DNA from Scomber japonicus isolate fScoJap1 chromosome 16, fScoJap1.pri, whole genome shotgun sequence. It encodes these proteins:
- the si:ch211-235i11.4 gene encoding zinc finger protein 721; this encodes MHQCPICPKSFPALSKLQRHHVIHTGQKPFVCKDCGKAFTQSVHLKTHMEKIHHSRLPRDSFQDRTSTNNKRVSQLNHDTSTAVMNLNDSGSCTIMPSAVSSSAATQPPQNMPHGSVMNSDSDVMDTKHQEQVDSANTATSICNNHSGYNCKVCLKSFTSSPQLWIHLSTHTKPKQRQRGISGQTLSKKAHSKMSQELSSSLKHQCPKCPKTFCSPSKLQRHLLIHTGLKPYSCVICRKAFRQKVHLKTHLSTSNKCSLSASNAGKKQKLCNGSQTSDQQLQSSVQRPTSHQCPVNSAVELELQCRINVNAVQAPSKAEIKLDAVEEPEQPLNASSQSIYQSSGEHEQQYMTYKDLKPFRCMICNRSFRLEINLIRHHKIHRNQKELAAPADAIKHSPEASNADLTDLNIIIKPETWSENVGDLNESPPQDAELFAPTEQQSETCQASSKNQRTNTSHKCHACSKCFPSSSKLQRHMMTHTGQRPFGCEMCGKRFRQKTHLRVHSRTHLWSRYHKQRSLYINRPPSRIGGFNTRTAGDIPIQEMFTHKRDFETHNGSDLISTKQLDQTPSMAIVQTHVNTEQEDKVLLHTSNNNEVVYPSTVPTVLPSANNGHPPKIMPHVNDSYVMNSDSDFMDTKHQEQVDSANTATSICNNHSGYNCKVCLKSFTSSPQLWIHSSTHTKPKQRQRGISGQTLSRKAHSKMSQELSSSGGKITFKHQCPKCPKTFCSPSKLQRHLLIHTGLKPYSCVICRKAFRQKVHLKTHLSTSNKCSLSASNAGKKQKLCNGSQTSDRQLQSSVQRPTSHQCPVNSAVELELQCRINVNAVQAPSKAEIKLDAVEEPEQPLNTSSQSIYQSSGEHEQQYMTHEDLKPFRCMICNRSFRLEINLIRHHKIHRNQKELAAPAQDLRDNVKMSHSDAIKHSPEASNADLTDLNIIIKPETWSENVSDLNESPPQDAELFAPTEQQSETCQASSKNQRTNTSHKCHACSKCFPSSSKLQRHMMTHTGQRPFGCEMCGKKFRQKTHLRVHSRTHLWSRYHKQRSLYINRPPSRIGGFNTRTTGDIPIQEMFTHKRDFETHNGSVLISTKQLDQTPSMAIVQAHVNIEQTGQQDKVLLHTSKNNEVYLSKVPKVKGVKKTQTAKSKQNTGNVQHKCFQCFKCFPTVSKLQRHEMVHTGLKPFQCHTCGKAFRQASHLKTHQVSHYKSKASKPVNQRGDSRKCKANSQQELYPKFSVCVPPQKKTVTINTAHSVIDGAVSNVESELTFTMQEISITKGNRIITKITKSNVSCKKRKLHICRICLKNFSSPYKLSRHLVIHSGIRPYKCPLCSKTFTQSNHLKVHERRCRHA